The Sphingomonas sp. LY54 genome includes a region encoding these proteins:
- the secE gene encoding preprotein translocase subunit SecE, translating into MAKVSPGEFLRQVRAETAKVVWPTRKETMTTAIMVVIMTTLLGLFFFGVDSAFSAIVKALLGLLS; encoded by the coding sequence GTGGCCAAGGTCAGTCCCGGTGAATTTCTACGGCAGGTCCGCGCCGAGACCGCGAAAGTGGTGTGGCCGACCCGCAAGGAAACCATGACCACGGCGATCATGGTGGTGATCATGACCACCCTGCTCGGCCTCTTCTTCTTCGGCGTCGATTCGGCGTTCAGCGCGATCGTCAAGGCGCTGCTCGGCCTGCTGAGCTAA
- the nusG gene encoding transcription termination/antitermination protein NusG, protein MSRWYIIHAYSGFENKVRDAIVTEAQRLGLEQLVEAVEVPTEKITEVRRGKKVTSDRKFFPGYVLAKLAMNDDVYHLVKNTPKVTGFLGSSGKPQPISEAEAARILNTKDEAAQAAPKTKVSVDYEIGDQVKVLEGPFASFNGIVEELDFDRGRVKVGVSIFGRATPVELEFEQVELSK, encoded by the coding sequence ATGTCTCGCTGGTACATCATCCACGCTTATTCGGGCTTCGAGAACAAGGTCCGCGACGCCATCGTCACCGAGGCGCAGCGGCTCGGCCTCGAGCAGCTCGTCGAGGCCGTCGAGGTCCCGACCGAGAAGATCACCGAGGTCCGCCGCGGCAAGAAGGTCACCTCGGACCGCAAATTCTTCCCCGGCTACGTGCTCGCCAAGCTGGCGATGAACGACGACGTCTACCACCTCGTCAAGAACACGCCCAAGGTCACCGGCTTCCTGGGCTCCTCCGGCAAGCCGCAGCCGATCAGCGAGGCCGAGGCCGCGCGCATCCTCAACACCAAGGACGAGGCCGCCCAGGCCGCGCCCAAGACCAAGGTCAGCGTCGATTACGAGATCGGCGACCAGGTCAAGGTGCTGGAAGGCCCGTTCGCGAGCTTCAACGGCATCGTCGAGGAGCTCGATTTCGACCGCGGCCGCGTCAAGGTCGGCGTCTCGATCTTCGGCCGCGCCACTCCCGTCGAGCTCGAATTCGAGCAGGTGGAATTGTCGAAGTAA
- a CDS encoding sulfatase-like hydrolase/transferase has protein sequence MYVALDQPWSIDRPAPVRSLANWLLCWVFLPNVVFAWGWVVGGPARSGAVLVTAAVGVVLHRARFPLKLCGFVAALAYAALYYIGSVFNLSIVSLVHSLKFAAELSPAASSEYVVGALALSAVAAAAWFRLRRSTELAGAGWMIAAAGAACLVGAVDAHMVARNGTSWTRIPEPGAPFGSAVARSGLLAAADGKRHMVVVMVESLGLPTDPKLRDRLVSLFARPAARARYDIAIGDTPFYGSTTSGEMRELCGRWADYAEILEASDPTCLPARLAARGYGTQAWHSFNGSFFDRSHWYPGIGFQQMRFAPELLAGGAAPCPGVFTGACDRDVPRQMALALKEARRPQFLYWLTVNSHLPVMAHARLGTDDCDRFDRDLGRQLPMVCRLFALIDQTGAALEQEIVAKDFPPADILIVGDHLPPFFDPQHRGAFAGDRVPWILLRTREPG, from the coding sequence ATGTACGTTGCACTGGATCAACCCTGGTCGATAGACCGGCCCGCGCCGGTGCGCTCGCTGGCGAACTGGCTGCTGTGCTGGGTTTTCCTGCCCAACGTCGTCTTCGCCTGGGGCTGGGTGGTCGGCGGTCCGGCGCGGTCGGGAGCGGTGCTCGTCACCGCCGCGGTCGGCGTCGTCCTGCACCGCGCGCGCTTCCCTCTCAAACTTTGCGGGTTCGTGGCGGCGCTTGCTTATGCGGCGCTTTATTATATCGGCAGCGTGTTCAATCTAAGCATCGTTTCGCTGGTCCATTCGCTGAAATTCGCCGCCGAGCTCAGCCCGGCCGCATCGTCGGAATATGTCGTGGGCGCTCTCGCGCTCTCGGCCGTCGCCGCGGCCGCGTGGTTCCGGCTGCGGCGCTCGACCGAACTCGCCGGTGCCGGCTGGATGATCGCCGCGGCCGGTGCCGCCTGCCTGGTCGGGGCGGTCGACGCCCATATGGTCGCGCGCAACGGCACCTCGTGGACGCGCATTCCCGAGCCGGGCGCGCCGTTCGGCTCGGCGGTTGCGCGCAGCGGCCTCCTCGCCGCGGCGGACGGCAAGCGGCATATGGTCGTCGTCATGGTCGAATCGCTCGGGCTTCCGACCGATCCCAAGCTGCGCGACCGGCTCGTCTCGCTGTTCGCGCGGCCGGCGGCGCGCGCGCGCTACGATATCGCCATCGGCGACACGCCTTTCTACGGCTCCACCACCAGCGGCGAGATGCGCGAGCTCTGCGGCCGCTGGGCGGATTATGCCGAAATACTGGAAGCGTCCGATCCGACATGCCTGCCGGCCCGGCTGGCGGCGCGCGGCTACGGCACGCAGGCCTGGCACAGCTTCAACGGCTCCTTCTTCGACCGGTCGCATTGGTACCCCGGAATCGGGTTCCAGCAGATGCGCTTTGCTCCGGAATTGCTCGCCGGCGGCGCAGCGCCCTGCCCGGGCGTATTCACCGGCGCCTGCGACCGCGACGTCCCGCGCCAGATGGCGCTCGCCCTCAAGGAGGCGCGCCGGCCGCAATTCCTCTACTGGCTGACGGTCAATTCGCATTTGCCGGTCATGGCCCACGCCCGGCTCGGCACCGACGATTGCGACCGCTTCGACCGCGACCTCGGCCGCCAGCTGCCGATGGTCTGCCGCCTGTTCGCGCTCATCGACCAGACCGGCGCGGCGCTGGAGCAGGAGATCGTCGCCAAGGATTTCCCGCCTGCCGACATCCTGATCGTCGGCGACCATCTGCCGCCTTTCTTCGATCCCCAGCATCGCGGCGCGTTCGCCGGCGACCGCGTGCCCTGGATCCTGCTCAGGACCCGCGAGCCCGGCTGA
- a CDS encoding fatty acyl-AMP ligase translates to MLHQGEATLRKPAADDTVVPTPTEDRLPRRFSDFATLGEALDYAARGERGLNFHDPRGVLTRAYSYQELREDSLAAAYRLVAHGVKPGDRVALIAETGADFAALFFGVVYAGAWPVPLPLPTSFGGRDSYIDQLSVQLKSSDPSLLFYPAELTSMAGAAAQAVGVEGIDWESFAERRAVPVPLPQAGTDDIAYLQYSSGSTRFPHGVAVTHNALLNNLAAHAHGVRIGDDDRVISWLPWYHDMGLVGCFLSPVANQVSTDYLKTEDFARRPLAWLDLISRNAGTTLSYSPTFGYDICARRIGSQSKVSERFDLSRWRIAGNGADMIRPDVMQAFVDAFAEAGFQASSFLPSYGLAEATLAVSIMPPGEGIVVELVEETLLSGGGPADRERPQRYRAIVNCGKPVRDMEVAIRDDDGQDLPDRAIGKVYARGPSIMHSYFRDEEATKACLNADGWLDTGDMGYMSGGYIYIVGRAKDMIIINGKNHWPQDIEWAVEQLPGFKAGDIAAFSITTPGGEETPAVLVQCRTSDAEERGRLRDEIRERVRAITGMHCVVELVPPRTLPRTSSGKLSRAKARNLYLSGEIQPYDIAA, encoded by the coding sequence GTGCTCCATCAAGGTGAAGCCACGCTCCGCAAGCCCGCAGCCGACGATACCGTCGTGCCGACGCCGACGGAAGATCGCCTGCCACGCCGTTTCTCGGACTTCGCAACCCTCGGCGAGGCGCTGGATTATGCCGCGCGCGGCGAACGCGGCCTGAATTTCCACGATCCCCGCGGCGTTCTGACCCGCGCCTATTCCTATCAGGAACTGCGTGAGGATTCGCTTGCCGCAGCCTATCGGCTCGTCGCCCACGGCGTGAAGCCGGGCGACCGCGTGGCGCTGATCGCCGAAACGGGCGCCGACTTCGCCGCCCTCTTCTTCGGCGTCGTCTATGCCGGCGCCTGGCCAGTGCCGCTGCCGCTGCCAACCTCCTTCGGCGGGCGGGATTCCTATATCGACCAGCTCAGCGTCCAGCTCAAAAGCTCCGATCCGAGCCTGCTCTTCTATCCGGCCGAACTTACCTCCATGGCGGGTGCCGCCGCCCAGGCGGTCGGTGTCGAAGGGATCGACTGGGAGAGCTTCGCCGAGCGCAGGGCCGTGCCCGTCCCGCTTCCGCAGGCGGGCACCGACGATATCGCTTATCTCCAATATTCGAGCGGCTCGACCCGCTTCCCGCATGGCGTGGCGGTGACCCACAACGCCTTGCTGAACAATCTTGCCGCCCACGCCCACGGGGTGCGGATCGGGGACGATGACCGCGTGATCTCCTGGCTGCCCTGGTATCACGACATGGGCCTCGTTGGCTGTTTCCTCTCGCCGGTCGCCAACCAGGTCTCGACCGATTATCTGAAGACCGAGGATTTCGCCCGTCGCCCGCTCGCCTGGCTCGATCTCATCAGCCGCAATGCCGGCACGACGCTCAGCTACTCGCCGACCTTCGGCTATGACATCTGCGCGCGCCGCATCGGCAGCCAAAGCAAGGTTTCGGAGCGCTTCGACCTGTCGCGCTGGCGCATCGCCGGCAACGGCGCCGACATGATCCGCCCGGACGTGATGCAGGCCTTCGTCGACGCCTTCGCCGAGGCCGGCTTCCAGGCGTCGAGCTTCCTGCCGAGCTACGGCCTCGCCGAGGCGACTTTGGCAGTCTCGATCATGCCGCCGGGCGAAGGCATCGTCGTCGAGCTGGTCGAGGAGACGCTGCTGTCCGGCGGCGGCCCCGCCGACCGCGAGCGGCCGCAGCGCTACCGCGCGATCGTCAATTGCGGCAAGCCGGTGCGCGACATGGAAGTCGCGATCCGCGACGACGACGGCCAGGACCTGCCCGACCGCGCGATCGGCAAGGTCTATGCCCGCGGCCCCTCGATCATGCATTCCTATTTCCGCGACGAGGAGGCGACCAAGGCCTGCCTCAACGCCGACGGTTGGCTGGACACCGGCGACATGGGCTACATGTCGGGCGGCTACATCTACATCGTCGGCCGCGCCAAGGACATGATCATCATCAACGGCAAGAATCACTGGCCCCAGGACATCGAGTGGGCGGTCGAGCAACTGCCGGGTTTCAAGGCCGGCGACATCGCCGCTTTCTCGATCACCACGCCCGGCGGCGAGGAGACCCCGGCGGTGCTGGTCCAGTGCCGTACCTCGGACGCCGAGGAGCGCGGCCGGTTGCGCGACGAGATCCGCGAGCGCGTCCGCGCCATCACCGGCATGCACTGCGTCGTCGAGCTCGTGCCGCCGCGCACTTTGCCGCGCACCAGCTCGGGCAAATTGTCGCGCGCCAAGGCCCGCAATCTATATCTCTCGGGCGAGATCCAGCCCTACGATATCGCCGCCTGA